One window of Corynebacterium accolens genomic DNA carries:
- the coaD gene encoding pantetheine-phosphate adenylyltransferase produces the protein MTTAVCPGSFDPITLGHVNIFERASQMFDEVTVLVTGNPEKPSGLFSVHERMDLIRQSVDSRINVDYWSGLLVDYTSQHGVDVLVKGLRSSLDYEYELPMAQMNRRLSGIDTVFLLTDEKYGYISSSLCKQVAQFGGEVTGMLPDPVVQAVKEKYRR, from the coding sequence ATGACCACAGCCGTGTGCCCCGGGTCTTTTGACCCCATCACTCTTGGCCACGTCAATATTTTTGAGCGCGCCAGCCAGATGTTTGATGAGGTTACGGTGCTCGTTACTGGCAACCCAGAAAAGCCTTCAGGGTTATTTAGCGTGCACGAGCGCATGGATCTCATCCGCCAGAGCGTGGATTCGCGCATTAACGTGGACTATTGGTCCGGCCTGCTCGTGGACTATACCTCGCAGCACGGAGTAGACGTTTTGGTCAAGGGACTGCGTTCTTCCCTGGATTATGAGTACGAACTGCCGATGGCCCAGATGAACAGGCGTTTGTCCGGCATCGATACGGTCTTTTTGCTTACCGATGAAAAGTACGGCTACATCAGCTCTTCGCTGTGCAAGCAGGTCGCGCAATTCGGCGGCGAGGTCACTGGCATGCTTCCTGATCCGGTAGTACAAGCGGTGAAGGAAAAATACCGCCGATGA
- a CDS encoding sulfite exporter TauE/SafE family protein, producing the protein MILALIIFAVVVAGSTLQRVSGMGLGLIGGPILMLVMGPVEGILVINVLAAVNALLTTVTVRRNVSWRMFGLIAPVMIIGSLAAAALISKIDTAGLLIVVGAALLIALAVVTYGARFVPPMEGKGPAISAGILGGFTNTLAGVAGPVITVYAQAAKWPQAMYTATLQPIFVVGGLFSVITKTALGAATFDGLPWVIWPAGIAGMFIGIWLGSRIAHIVSRDIARALSLSVASLGALSALIRGVVTYGA; encoded by the coding sequence ATGATTTTGGCGCTGATTATTTTTGCCGTCGTTGTCGCGGGATCCACGCTGCAACGCGTCTCTGGCATGGGACTTGGCCTTATCGGCGGGCCCATTCTCATGCTGGTGATGGGCCCGGTAGAAGGCATCCTGGTGATTAACGTCTTGGCGGCGGTCAATGCGCTGCTGACCACGGTGACTGTCCGCCGCAATGTGAGCTGGAGAATGTTCGGGCTTATCGCGCCCGTGATGATTATCGGTTCTCTGGCGGCCGCGGCGTTGATTAGCAAGATCGATACCGCAGGGCTATTGATAGTGGTGGGTGCAGCACTGCTCATCGCCTTGGCGGTGGTGACCTACGGCGCTAGGTTCGTCCCGCCGATGGAGGGCAAGGGCCCGGCCATCTCCGCGGGCATCCTTGGCGGATTCACTAATACCTTGGCCGGAGTGGCCGGCCCGGTCATTACCGTCTACGCCCAGGCGGCCAAATGGCCCCAAGCCATGTATACGGCGACCCTGCAACCGATCTTTGTGGTGGGCGGGCTCTTTTCCGTTATCACCAAGACCGCGCTCGGCGCCGCGACATTCGATGGCCTGCCCTGGGTTATTTGGCCCGCAGGCATTGCCGGCATGTTCATCGGCATCTGGCTGGGCTCGCGCATCGCGCATATCGTGTCCAGGGATATCGCGCGCGCACTGTCGCTATCGGTAGCTAGCCTCGGCGCTCTCAGTGCGCTGATTCGCGGCGTCGTCACCTACGGAGCCTAG